In the genome of Streptomyces globosus, one region contains:
- a CDS encoding thiol-disulfide oxidoreductase DCC family protein encodes MAPETQGAPPVRQLTVLYDADCPLCVHIRHWLLGQHLLVPLRLVPAGSDEARRLYPGLDHAATLREITVVGDSGQLWTGTDAFIVCLWALAEHRPKAEWLATPAGRPFARGAMYTASAWRQAVRTGPGGPSAADTAGEEAEDAQEAACGDHCPPPR; translated from the coding sequence ATGGCCCCCGAGACGCAGGGCGCCCCGCCCGTCAGGCAGCTGACGGTCCTTTACGACGCCGACTGCCCGCTGTGCGTGCACATCCGGCACTGGCTCCTCGGACAGCACCTGCTCGTCCCCCTGCGGCTCGTCCCCGCCGGGTCCGACGAGGCCCGGCGGCTCTACCCCGGGCTCGACCACGCGGCAACGCTCCGCGAGATCACCGTCGTCGGCGACTCCGGACAGCTGTGGACCGGCACCGACGCCTTCATCGTCTGCCTGTGGGCGCTGGCCGAGCACCGGCCCAAGGCCGAGTGGCTCGCCACCCCGGCAGGCCGCCCCTTCGCCCGGGGTGCCATGTACACGGCCTCCGCCTGGCGGCAGGCCGTGCGGACCGGACCCGGCGGGCCGTCCGCGGCGGATACGGCCGGGGAGGAGGCGGAGGATGCGCAGGAGGCCGCCTGTGGAGACCACTGCCCGCCGCCCCGATAG
- a CDS encoding alpha/beta fold hydrolase: MINTLPAHDTAGPADGPPLVLLHSSVCDRRMWQPQWEPLAAAGFRVVRMDFRTCGDSPPATAPYRDEDDVLALLDALGIGRAALVGSSYGGRVALQVAALHPDRVSDLALLCPAVDGHVPGPELREVGDLEDALLEAGDIDGAVELMVRTWLGPSADDRTRDLVRAMQRRGFETALSAAEDHELPPREADLGAVTARTLAVGGAHDLPDFREIAASLPGRIPGARHVELPWAGHLPSLERPQEATALLLELLGGRGR, from the coding sequence GTGATCAATACTCTTCCCGCCCATGACACCGCAGGTCCGGCCGACGGCCCCCCGCTGGTGCTGCTGCACTCCTCCGTCTGCGACCGCCGGATGTGGCAGCCGCAGTGGGAGCCCCTCGCCGCCGCCGGGTTCCGGGTCGTCCGGATGGACTTCCGCACCTGCGGCGACTCGCCGCCCGCGACCGCCCCCTACCGCGACGAGGACGACGTCCTCGCCCTGCTCGACGCCCTCGGCATCGGACGCGCCGCCCTGGTCGGCTCCTCGTACGGCGGCCGGGTCGCCCTGCAGGTCGCCGCCCTGCACCCGGACCGGGTCTCCGACCTGGCGCTGCTGTGCCCCGCCGTCGACGGCCACGTACCCGGCCCTGAGCTGCGCGAGGTCGGCGACCTGGAGGACGCGCTGCTGGAGGCGGGCGACATCGACGGGGCGGTGGAGCTCATGGTGCGCACCTGGCTCGGCCCGTCCGCCGACGACCGCACCCGCGACCTGGTCCGCGCCATGCAGCGCCGCGGCTTCGAGACCGCGCTGTCGGCGGCGGAGGACCACGAGCTGCCCCCGCGCGAGGCCGACCTCGGCGCGGTCACCGCCCGGACCCTCGCGGTCGGCGGCGCGCACGACCTGCCGGACTTCCGCGAGATCGCGGCCTCCCTCCCGGGCCGCATCCCCGGCGCCCGCCACGTGGAGCTGCCGTGGGCGGGGCACCTTCCGTCGCTGGAGCGCCCGCAGGAGGCCACCGCCCTGCTGCTGGAGTTGCTCGGCGGGCGCGGGCGCTGA
- a CDS encoding succinate dehydrogenase iron-sulfur subunit has protein sequence MATPTLVKKDDAAPAADSPYITVTFRIRRFNPEVSDQAEWQDFQIEIDPKERVLDGLHKIKWNLDGTLTFRRSCAHGICGSDAMRINGKNRLACKTLIKDINPEKPITVEAIKGLTVMKDLVVDMEPFFQAYRDVMPFLVTTGNEPTRERLQSAEDRERFDDTTKCILCAACTSSCPVFWNDGQYFGPAAIVNAHRFIFDSRDEAGEQRLEILNDKDGVWRCRTTFNCTDACPRGIEVTKAIQEVKRALITRRF, from the coding sequence ATGGCCACCCCGACCCTCGTGAAGAAGGACGACGCGGCGCCGGCCGCCGACTCCCCGTACATCACGGTCACGTTCCGGATCCGCCGATTCAACCCCGAGGTCTCCGACCAGGCGGAGTGGCAGGACTTCCAGATCGAGATCGACCCGAAGGAGCGCGTGCTCGACGGCCTCCACAAGATCAAGTGGAACCTGGACGGCACGCTCACCTTCCGCCGCTCCTGCGCGCACGGCATCTGCGGCTCCGACGCGATGCGGATCAACGGCAAGAACAGGCTCGCCTGCAAGACGCTGATCAAGGACATCAACCCGGAGAAGCCCATCACCGTCGAGGCCATCAAGGGCCTGACCGTGATGAAGGACCTCGTGGTCGACATGGAGCCCTTCTTCCAGGCGTACCGGGACGTCATGCCGTTCCTGGTCACCACGGGCAACGAGCCGACCCGTGAGCGCCTGCAGTCCGCCGAGGACCGCGAGCGCTTCGACGACACCACCAAGTGCATCCTGTGCGCCGCGTGCACGTCCTCCTGCCCGGTGTTCTGGAACGACGGCCAGTACTTCGGCCCGGCGGCGATCGTCAACGCGCACCGCTTCATCTTCGACTCGCGTGACGAGGCCGGCGAGCAGCGGCTGGAGATCCTGAACGACAAGGACGGCGTGTGGCGCTGCCGCACCACGTTCAACTGCACGGACGCCTGCCCGCGCGGCATCGAGGTCACGAAGGCGATCCAGGAGGTCAAGCGCGCCCTGATCACGCGCCGCTTCTGA
- the sdhA gene encoding succinate dehydrogenase flavoprotein subunit: protein MKIHKYDTVIVGAGGAGMRAAIEATKRSRTAVLTKLYPTRSHTGAAQGGMAAALANVEEDNWEWHTFDTVKGGDYLVDQDAAEILAKEAIDAVLDLEKMGLPFNRTPDGTIDQRRFGGHSRNHGEAPVRRSCYAADRTGHMILQTLYQNCVKEGVEFFNEFYVLDQLITEVDGVKKSAGVVAYELATGEIHIFQAKAVIYASGGNGKFFKVTSNAHTLTGDGQAACYRRGLPLEDMEFFQFHPTGIWRMGILLTEGARGEGGILRNKDGERFMEKYAPVMKDLASRDVVSRSIYTEIREGRGCGPEGDHVYLDLTHLPPEQLDAKLPDITEFARTYLGIEPYTDPIPIQPTAHYAMGGIPTNVEGEVLADNTTVVPGLYAAGEVACVSVHGANRLGTNSLLDINVFGKRSGIAAARYATENDYVELPENPAELVVDLVERLRNSTGTERVADLRNELQETMDANVSVFRTEQTIKTAVEKIAELRERYKNVSIQDKGKRFNTDLLEAIELGNLLDLAEVMAVSALARKESRGGHYREDYPNRDDVNFMRHTMAYREVAADGKDSVRLDYKPVVTTRYQPMERKY, encoded by the coding sequence ATGAAGATCCACAAGTACGACACCGTCATCGTCGGCGCCGGCGGCGCGGGCATGCGCGCCGCCATCGAGGCGACGAAGCGCAGCCGCACCGCGGTCCTGACGAAGCTCTACCCCACCCGCTCCCACACGGGCGCCGCGCAGGGCGGCATGGCCGCCGCGCTGGCGAACGTGGAGGAGGACAACTGGGAGTGGCACACCTTCGACACCGTCAAGGGCGGTGACTACCTGGTCGACCAGGACGCCGCCGAGATCCTGGCGAAGGAGGCCATCGACGCCGTCCTCGACCTGGAGAAGATGGGCCTGCCGTTCAACCGCACCCCGGACGGCACCATCGACCAGCGCCGCTTCGGCGGCCACTCCCGCAACCACGGCGAGGCGCCGGTCCGCCGGTCCTGCTACGCCGCGGACCGCACCGGCCACATGATCCTCCAGACGCTGTACCAGAACTGCGTCAAGGAGGGCGTGGAGTTCTTCAACGAGTTCTACGTCCTGGACCAGCTGATCACCGAGGTCGACGGCGTCAAGAAGTCCGCCGGCGTCGTCGCGTACGAGCTGGCCACCGGCGAGATCCACATCTTCCAGGCGAAGGCCGTCATCTACGCCTCCGGCGGCAACGGCAAGTTCTTCAAGGTGACCTCCAACGCGCACACCCTCACCGGTGACGGCCAGGCGGCCTGCTACCGGCGCGGCCTGCCGCTGGAGGACATGGAGTTCTTCCAGTTCCACCCGACGGGCATCTGGCGCATGGGCATCCTGCTGACGGAGGGCGCCCGCGGCGAGGGCGGCATCCTCCGCAACAAGGACGGCGAGCGCTTCATGGAGAAGTACGCGCCGGTCATGAAGGACCTCGCGTCCCGTGACGTCGTCTCCCGCTCCATCTACACGGAGATCCGCGAGGGCCGCGGCTGCGGTCCCGAGGGCGACCACGTGTACCTGGACCTGACGCACCTCCCGCCGGAGCAGCTGGACGCCAAGCTGCCCGACATCACCGAGTTCGCGCGCACGTACCTCGGCATCGAGCCCTACACGGACCCGATCCCGATCCAGCCGACCGCGCACTACGCCATGGGCGGCATCCCGACCAACGTCGAGGGCGAGGTCCTGGCGGACAACACCACCGTCGTCCCCGGCCTGTACGCGGCCGGCGAGGTCGCGTGCGTGTCGGTGCACGGCGCGAACCGCCTGGGCACCAACTCGCTGCTGGACATCAACGTCTTCGGCAAGCGGTCCGGCATCGCCGCGGCGAGGTACGCCACCGAGAACGACTACGTCGAGCTGCCGGAGAACCCGGCCGAGCTGGTGGTCGACCTCGTCGAGCGGCTGCGGAACTCCACGGGCACGGAGCGGGTCGCGGACCTGCGCAACGAGCTCCAGGAGACGATGGACGCCAACGTGTCGGTGTTCCGCACGGAGCAGACCATCAAGACGGCGGTCGAGAAGATCGCGGAGCTGCGCGAGCGCTACAAGAACGTCTCGATCCAGGACAAGGGCAAGCGGTTCAACACGGACCTGCTGGAGGCCATCGAGCTGGGCAACCTGCTCGACCTGGCCGAGGTCATGGCCGTCTCGGCCCTGGCCCGCAAGGAGTCCCGCGGCGGCCACTACCGCGAGGACTACCCGAACCGCGACGACGTCAACTTCATGCGCCACACCATGGCGTACCGCGAGGTGGCGGCCGACGGCAAGGACTCCGTCCGGCTCGACTACAAGCCCGTCGTCACCACCCGCTACCAGCCGATGGAGCGTAAGTACTGA
- a CDS encoding succinate dehydrogenase hydrophobic membrane anchor subunit — translation MSSDTSSAKAIGDVEGVSLYDVDNPAPYIEAPRKRTGKTPRSTRGNFEMAAWLFMRLSGIVLVVLVIGHLLIQLVLDGGVSKIGFAFVAGRWASPFWQVWDLLMLWLAMLHGANGLRTVINDYAERANTRLWLKGLLYTATVFTILLGTLVIFTFDPNIR, via the coding sequence ATGTCCTCTGACACTTCTTCCGCCAAGGCCATCGGCGACGTGGAGGGCGTGAGCCTCTACGACGTCGACAACCCGGCTCCGTACATCGAGGCCCCGCGCAAGCGCACCGGGAAGACGCCGCGCTCGACGCGCGGCAACTTCGAGATGGCCGCGTGGCTCTTCATGCGCCTCTCGGGCATCGTCCTCGTCGTCCTGGTCATCGGCCACCTCCTGATCCAGCTGGTGCTGGACGGCGGCGTGTCCAAGATCGGCTTCGCCTTCGTGGCGGGCCGCTGGGCGTCCCCGTTCTGGCAGGTCTGGGACCTGCTGATGCTGTGGCTGGCCATGCTGCACGGCGCCAACGGCCTGCGTACCGTGATCAACGACTACGCGGAGCGCGCGAACACGCGCCTGTGGCTGAAGGGCCTGCTGTACACCGCCACGGTGTTCACCATCCTCCTGGGCACGCTGGTGATCTTCACCTTCGACCCGAACATCCGCTAG
- the sdhC gene encoding succinate dehydrogenase, cytochrome b556 subunit has translation MPAGTLYRGREGMWSWVAHRVTGVLIFFFLFVHVLDTALVRVSPEAYDDVVATYKTPIVALLEYGLVAAILFHALNGLRVIAVDFWSKGPRHQKAMLWWVMGIWFVLMVGALYPVLGHAAAELFGK, from the coding sequence GTGCCGGCTGGAACGCTGTACCGCGGCCGGGAAGGAATGTGGTCCTGGGTGGCTCACCGAGTCACCGGCGTCCTCATCTTCTTCTTCCTGTTCGTACACGTCCTCGACACCGCTCTCGTCCGCGTCTCCCCCGAGGCGTACGACGACGTCGTGGCGACTTACAAGACCCCGATCGTCGCGCTGCTGGAGTACGGCCTCGTCGCCGCCATCCTCTTCCACGCGCTCAACGGTCTCCGTGTCATCGCCGTGGACTTCTGGTCCAAGGGGCCCCGCCACCAGAAGGCGATGCTCTGGTGGGTCATGGGCATCTGGTTCGTGCTGATGGTCGGGGCCCTGTACCCCGTGCTCGGCCACGCAGCCGCTGAACTGTTCGGGAAGTGA
- a CDS encoding 2-oxo-4-hydroxy-4-carboxy-5-ureidoimidazoline decarboxylase, whose amino-acid sequence MLLQCCGSPRWAQQVAAHRPYPDAGALRAAADEASYDLSDSDLVGALAVEPPAELADGAPYAARLALDAARAEYERTFGHSFVICLDGHPPEERAGQLMAAIRRRMGLEVEEERAISAEELRRLALARLADLTDRLASREGVSAPKRGDSPVRDRPSVPV is encoded by the coding sequence GTGCTGCTGCAGTGCTGCGGCAGCCCGCGGTGGGCGCAGCAGGTGGCCGCGCACCGACCGTACCCGGACGCGGGCGCTCTGCGCGCCGCGGCCGACGAGGCGTCGTACGACCTGTCCGACTCCGATCTCGTCGGGGCGCTGGCCGTCGAGCCGCCGGCGGAGCTGGCCGACGGCGCGCCGTACGCGGCCCGGCTCGCGCTGGACGCCGCCCGGGCGGAGTACGAGCGCACGTTCGGGCATTCCTTCGTGATCTGCCTCGACGGGCATCCGCCGGAGGAGCGGGCCGGGCAGCTGATGGCGGCGATCCGCCGCCGGATGGGCCTGGAGGTGGAGGAGGAGCGGGCGATCTCCGCGGAGGAGCTGCGCCGGCTCGCGCTGGCCCGGCTCGCCGACCTGACGGACCGGCTCGCTTCCCGCGAAGGGGTATCAGCGCCTAAACGGGGCGATTCGCCCGTGCGGGATAGGCCGTCCGTGCCTGTTTGA
- a CDS encoding RNA polymerase sigma factor — translation MLGDDAELTAAVLAAQDGDENAFRAVYRAVHPRLLGYVRTLVGDSDAEDVASEAWLQIARDLGTFTGDADRFRGWAARVARNRALDHIRMRGRRPAVGGDETELTGRAADSDTAALAMEALSTGRTMELIARLPQDQAEAVVLRVVVGLDAKSAAETLGKRPGAVRTAAHRGLKKLAELLGAEGSPAPEAEAGSRAAAAVGHNAGGQGRDTAGERDLDAVPAQRGGRGGGLVEQTGVTHSRWRTQKDM, via the coding sequence TTGCTGGGGGACGACGCGGAGCTGACCGCCGCCGTGCTCGCGGCACAGGACGGCGACGAGAACGCGTTCCGTGCTGTGTACCGCGCCGTGCACCCGCGGCTGCTGGGGTACGTCCGCACCCTCGTCGGGGACTCCGACGCGGAGGACGTGGCCTCCGAGGCGTGGCTGCAGATCGCCCGCGACCTCGGGACCTTCACCGGCGACGCCGACCGCTTCCGCGGCTGGGCGGCCCGGGTGGCCCGCAACCGGGCGCTGGACCACATCCGCATGCGCGGACGCCGCCCCGCCGTCGGCGGGGACGAGACGGAGCTGACGGGCCGGGCCGCCGACAGCGACACCGCGGCCCTGGCGATGGAGGCGCTGTCCACCGGCCGCACCATGGAGCTGATCGCGCGGCTTCCGCAGGACCAGGCCGAGGCCGTCGTGCTGCGTGTCGTGGTCGGCCTGGACGCCAAGAGCGCCGCCGAGACCCTCGGGAAGCGCCCGGGGGCCGTGCGGACCGCCGCCCACCGCGGGCTGAAGAAGCTGGCGGAGCTGCTCGGGGCCGAGGGCTCTCCCGCGCCGGAGGCGGAGGCCGGCTCCAGGGCGGCCGCGGCCGTCGGCCATAATGCCGGTGGCCAGGGCCGGGACACCGCGGGCGAGCGGGACCTCGACGCGGTTCCCGCACAGCGAGGCGGCCGGGGCGGCGGCCTCGTGGAACAAACCGGTGTGACGCATTCACGTTGGCGGACGCAGAAGGACATGTGA